In one Pseudodesulfovibrio tunisiensis genomic region, the following are encoded:
- a CDS encoding cytochrome c family protein — translation MAGTGRSDSGRYVGSEACAECHDSEYQNFKQYSKKAHSGDSVKIMAGDLTSEELAECYACHVTGFGKPGGFVSFDETPKMADAGCEVCHGPGYEHVEAGGDPEFIKADIEVSDCETCHNPERVEAFDFKPLLFGGAH, via the coding sequence ATGGCGGGCACGGGGCGAAGCGATTCGGGGCGATACGTCGGCTCGGAAGCTTGTGCCGAATGTCATGACAGCGAGTATCAGAATTTCAAACAGTATTCCAAAAAGGCTCATTCCGGGGATTCCGTGAAGATCATGGCCGGTGACCTGACCAGTGAGGAACTGGCCGAGTGTTACGCCTGCCATGTGACCGGCTTCGGCAAGCCCGGCGGGTTCGTCAGCTTCGACGAAACCCCGAAGATGGCGGACGCGGGGTGCGAGGTCTGCCACGGACCCGGGTACGAGCATGTGGAGGCCGGGGGCGATCCGGAATTCATCAAGGCTGACATCGAGGTCTCTGATTGCGAGACCTGCCACAATCCCGAGCGCGTCGAGGCGTTCGACTTCAAGCCGCTGCTGTTCGGCGGCGCGCACTAG
- a CDS encoding methyl-accepting chemotaxis protein → MQFLNRSLGVKVILLSSLLTILAFTGLFLYNSYSNYTNTLHEVEHAASRVSDMLYMAIEEPMSVGDNEGTERKFEEVAARYADLRAYLVDYKGEITYSTDPEAVRGDIMKVRSENGLPGMIRESLKSGTEGGELMDISEKLNFAEVKAVPNSPRCYHCHGKSRKILGAMVITVDVSPQFNSLKDNQVRSAGISVLGVISLLTALIIFMRRSVVNRISAIAASTEEVSKGNLDAEFAVKGQDEIGRLSRYLGEMVDQIKDQLQYNKSVLSGIIVPLFVTDAEERLRFVNQPLLDILGQDEDGILGRAVPDVFECEPGEETCDAAHVIESGTTLTGNFRYVRADGTAFPLHFEASPLKDADGRTVGAICVLIDLTREEEDRRNIEAQRRNLLEVATEVTQVANSLNSASDLLSERMRELARGVDTSADQTGQVATAMEEMNATVLEVAKNASETADASGQANKVAVDGGDVVRKTVVEINSVATTTENLAGALGELSSRAENIGQVMGVINDIADQTNLLALNAAIEAARAGDAGRGFAVVADEVRKLAEKTMQATKEVEGAISLIQQSTTDVVREMDTARERVVNTSGMAQQAGEVLDQIVTHSNSIADMVRGIATAAEQQSSTSDEINNSVTHINELSQEVLAGIRESSEGIEEVSRMARQLAELVAKFRN, encoded by the coding sequence ATGCAGTTTCTGAATCGATCGCTGGGCGTCAAGGTCATCCTGCTGTCGTCCCTGCTTACCATTCTCGCGTTCACGGGCCTGTTCCTTTACAACTCCTATTCCAACTATACCAATACGCTTCATGAAGTGGAGCATGCGGCCAGTCGCGTGAGCGACATGCTGTACATGGCCATCGAGGAGCCCATGAGCGTGGGCGACAACGAGGGCACGGAACGAAAGTTCGAGGAAGTTGCTGCGCGATATGCCGACCTGCGCGCCTATCTCGTGGATTACAAGGGGGAGATAACCTATTCCACGGACCCCGAGGCTGTTCGTGGCGACATCATGAAGGTGCGCTCCGAAAACGGGTTGCCGGGCATGATCCGGGAGAGCCTGAAAAGCGGGACCGAAGGCGGAGAGCTCATGGACATCTCCGAAAAACTGAATTTTGCCGAGGTCAAGGCCGTTCCGAACAGTCCCCGCTGCTACCATTGCCATGGCAAGTCCAGAAAGATTCTCGGGGCCATGGTCATTACCGTGGACGTAAGCCCGCAGTTCAACAGCCTCAAGGACAATCAGGTCAGGTCCGCCGGGATTTCCGTGCTCGGGGTGATTTCCCTGCTGACCGCGCTGATCATCTTCATGCGTCGTTCCGTGGTCAATCGGATCAGTGCCATTGCCGCATCCACCGAGGAAGTGAGCAAGGGCAATCTTGATGCCGAGTTCGCAGTCAAGGGACAGGACGAGATCGGACGTTTGAGCCGGTATCTCGGCGAAATGGTGGATCAGATCAAGGATCAGCTCCAGTACAACAAAAGCGTCCTGTCCGGGATCATTGTTCCCCTGTTCGTGACCGATGCCGAGGAACGGCTCAGGTTCGTGAACCAGCCGCTTCTGGATATCCTCGGTCAGGACGAGGACGGGATTCTCGGTCGCGCCGTGCCCGATGTGTTCGAGTGCGAGCCGGGCGAGGAAACCTGCGATGCGGCCCATGTCATCGAAAGCGGCACGACCCTGACCGGGAATTTCCGGTATGTCCGGGCCGACGGAACCGCCTTTCCCCTGCATTTCGAGGCTTCTCCGCTCAAGGATGCGGACGGCAGGACCGTAGGCGCCATCTGCGTGCTCATCGATCTGACCCGCGAGGAGGAGGATCGTCGCAACATCGAGGCCCAGCGTCGAAACCTGCTGGAGGTGGCCACCGAGGTCACGCAGGTTGCCAACAGCCTGAATTCCGCGTCGGATCTGCTTTCCGAGCGCATGCGCGAACTGGCTCGCGGCGTGGATACCTCTGCGGATCAGACCGGACAGGTGGCCACGGCCATGGAGGAAATGAACGCCACCGTGCTTGAGGTCGCCAAAAACGCGTCGGAAACAGCCGATGCATCGGGACAGGCCAACAAGGTGGCCGTGGATGGCGGGGACGTGGTGCGCAAGACCGTGGTCGAGATCAATTCCGTGGCCACCACCACCGAGAATCTGGCTGGTGCGCTCGGCGAACTTTCCAGCCGGGCCGAGAATATCGGTCAGGTCATGGGCGTGATCAACGACATTGCGGATCAGACCAACCTGCTCGCCCTGAACGCGGCCATCGAGGCGGCACGGGCCGGAGATGCCGGACGCGGATTCGCCGTGGTTGCGGACGAGGTGCGCAAGCTCGCGGAAAAGACCATGCAGGCCACCAAGGAAGTGGAAGGGGCCATCAGCCTGATTCAGCAGTCCACCACGGACGTTGTCCGGGAAATGGATACGGCCAGGGAGCGGGTGGTCAACACGTCTGGCATGGCCCAGCAGGCCGGAGAGGTGCTCGATCAGATCGTGACCCACTCCAATTCCATAGCCGACATGGTTCGTGGAATCGCCACGGCCGCGGAACAGCAATCGTCCACTTCGGATGAGATCAACAACAGCGTTACGCATATCAACGAGCTGTCCCAGGAAGTGCTAGCCGGCATCCGCGAATCCAGCGAGGGTATCGAGGAAGTTTCCCGCATGGCCCGGCAGCTTGCCGAACTGGTCGCCAAATTCCGCAACTGA
- a CDS encoding Fur family transcriptional regulator, which produces MAAELGFRLSKQRKVILEELRKVKTHPTADEVYDMVRKIIPRISLGTVYRNLEFLCSKGLVLKLGAPGAQKRFDGNPVPHPHLRCAVCTRVIDVECDIEIPSLPEEHAAGFDILSCSVEFVGICPECRACRQ; this is translated from the coding sequence ATGGCTGCCGAACTGGGATTTCGTCTTTCCAAGCAGCGCAAGGTGATCCTTGAGGAACTCAGAAAGGTCAAGACCCATCCCACTGCGGATGAGGTGTATGACATGGTCCGCAAGATCATCCCTCGCATCAGCTTGGGAACCGTATATCGCAATCTGGAATTTCTTTGCAGCAAGGGGCTTGTGCTCAAGCTCGGAGCACCCGGAGCGCAGAAGCGTTTCGATGGCAACCCCGTTCCCCATCCCCACCTGCGGTGCGCGGTGTGCACCCGGGTGATCGATGTGGAGTGCGACATTGAAATTCCCAGCCTGCCTGAAGAGCATGCAGCCGGATTCGACATCCTGAGCTGCTCGGTGGAGTTCGTCGGTATCTGCCCGGAGTGCCGGGCCTGCCGACAGTAA
- the rbr gene encoding rubrerythrin, translated as MSLKGTRTERNLLTAFAGESQARNRYSYFSSKAKKEGYVQIANIFAETADHEKEHAKRLFKFLEGGEVEITAAYPAGVIGSTLENLKEAAAGENHEWAEMYPEFAKIAREEGLNDIAAVFENIAVAEKYHEERYKALMDSIETDKVFAKEEEIVWRCSNCGYNHKGTTAPVKCPACDHPQKYFEKRDENWK; from the coding sequence ATGTCTTTGAAGGGAACCCGTACTGAAAGGAACCTGCTGACGGCATTCGCCGGCGAGTCCCAGGCCCGCAACCGCTATTCGTATTTTTCCAGCAAGGCCAAGAAGGAAGGATACGTCCAGATCGCCAATATCTTCGCGGAAACCGCCGACCATGAAAAGGAACACGCCAAGAGACTGTTCAAGTTTCTGGAGGGCGGCGAGGTGGAGATCACTGCAGCCTACCCGGCTGGCGTGATCGGTTCCACCTTGGAAAATCTCAAGGAAGCCGCTGCCGGCGAGAATCACGAATGGGCCGAAATGTACCCGGAGTTCGCCAAGATCGCCCGGGAAGAGGGCCTGAACGACATCGCGGCCGTGTTCGAGAACATTGCCGTGGCCGAAAAATACCATGAGGAGCGGTACAAGGCGCTCATGGACAGCATCGAGACCGACAAGGTCTTTGCCAAGGAAGAGGAAATCGTCTGGCGTTGCAGCAACTGCGGCTACAACCACAAGGGCACTACTGCCCCGGTCAAATGTCCGGCCTGCGACCATCCTCAGAAGTACTTCGAGAAGCGTGACGAAAACTGGAAGTAA
- a CDS encoding desulfoferrodoxin produces the protein MATKLGEVYKCEVCGNIVIMVHEGAGELVCCGESMKLMVENTVDAAREKHVPVMERNGDKLTVKVGSVAHPMEEKHYIEWIEVMVGDVVLTKMLKPGDAPQAEFCLCDLSGDVSVRAYCNLHGLWAAK, from the coding sequence ATGGCGACCAAGCTTGGTGAAGTCTACAAGTGTGAAGTTTGCGGCAACATCGTGATCATGGTGCATGAAGGCGCCGGAGAACTGGTCTGTTGCGGCGAAAGCATGAAACTCATGGTCGAGAACACCGTGGATGCGGCCAGGGAAAAGCATGTTCCGGTCATGGAGCGCAACGGCGACAAGCTGACCGTCAAGGTCGGCAGCGTGGCGCATCCCATGGAGGAAAAGCATTATATCGAATGGATCGAGGTCATGGTGGGCGATGTGGTGCTCACGAAGATGCTCAAACCCGGCGATGCACCCCAGGCCGAGTTCTGCCTGTGCGACCTGAGCGGCGACGTTTCGGTCCGCGCCTACTGCAACCTGCACGGCCTCTGGGCCGCAAAGTAG
- the rd gene encoding rubredoxin has translation MKKYVCDICGYVYDPEVGDPDSDIPAGTAFEDLPDEWVCPICGAPKDSFSPED, from the coding sequence ATGAAGAAATATGTCTGCGATATCTGCGGCTATGTGTATGATCCCGAAGTCGGCGATCCTGACAGCGACATCCCTGCCGGCACTGCCTTCGAGGATTTGCCGGACGAGTGGGTCTGCCCCATCTGCGGCGCACCCAAGGACAGTTTCAGCCCCGAGGATTAG
- a CDS encoding diguanylate cyclase domain-containing protein: MWTKKDIFEDGTLSLTPQELIDFEHTLKDMIAEFLDFDSYSLFFPRQGNSNRNTHEPEFREETGELLLPLVFQGTLLGYFVARGVRLEAPSTAPAYIMRLASAALDKLALYRKSVSDPLTGLHTRDYFFHELEKAIGQVQGCLVNGSCRAGIEAREVDLTFSGTLGVIVLDLDCSQWINERYGYLTGDDIVSEVGRLLRTVCPKFVTASRFANDKFSILVPDAKPKACFQLAEVIRQGVSKLQFEDEVTGDLISITGSLGFVNYPQGLEGAQFRRSPAEQARILVRKAKKAVATAKSHGRNRVFGFGDILNVGGKVLEMLPMNRMAVSIGASAGARVGQRFLVRAPKSGRTAAAVITEDERITGRYPAIYKGEVVLVEVQDEMAFAEVLHLADPSMTIGPGDRLKLVSASDALYEPPAHEGGTPTRDHATGLFSYKDFLSQLASARQTPETFGLLLVRVLDQPREGAEGYQEAMDRMASEAASIARGALGETAIGGRYGLGGVIFLLPDTAPKTLLARAHEIQEQAKARHSLRVAAGAACYPFLTFDRADILENCRKALEHALLLPDPKVAVFDSISLNLSADRRFMDGDIYGAVDEFKLALLADDGNLLARNSLGICYAQLGRFEEARREFEKASLLDPSDVLALYNLGWANHRLGRFDKAVAAYIRCLKVDSGHIYSLMRLGSLAERDGDLDMAETYYTEAAGLPGGQDLVLRPLARVALSRGDKDRTREYLHLALNADHNDHQSMHMLARLYLHTGEDPQIAEILARQAAALAPEKNAYWDTLIQTLEAQDKHEEAAKVSARAR; encoded by the coding sequence ATGTGGACGAAAAAAGATATTTTCGAAGACGGCACGCTGTCGCTCACCCCGCAGGAGCTCATCGATTTCGAGCATACGCTCAAGGACATGATCGCGGAATTCCTGGATTTCGACTCCTACAGTCTGTTTTTCCCGCGTCAGGGTAACTCGAACCGCAACACGCATGAACCGGAATTTCGCGAGGAAACCGGAGAGCTGCTCCTGCCGCTGGTGTTTCAGGGCACCCTGCTGGGCTATTTCGTGGCCAGAGGCGTCCGGCTCGAGGCTCCGTCCACGGCCCCGGCGTACATCATGCGTCTGGCCTCTGCCGCATTGGACAAGCTGGCCCTGTACCGGAAAAGCGTAAGCGACCCCCTGACCGGACTGCACACCCGGGACTACTTCTTCCACGAACTGGAAAAAGCCATCGGTCAGGTTCAGGGCTGCCTTGTCAACGGCAGTTGCCGGGCCGGGATCGAGGCACGCGAAGTGGACCTGACCTTTTCCGGCACGCTGGGCGTGATCGTGCTCGACCTGGACTGCTCCCAATGGATCAACGAACGCTACGGCTACCTCACTGGCGACGACATCGTGTCCGAAGTGGGCCGACTGCTGCGCACGGTCTGCCCCAAATTCGTGACCGCATCCCGGTTCGCCAACGACAAGTTTTCCATTCTGGTGCCGGATGCCAAGCCCAAGGCGTGCTTCCAGCTTGCCGAAGTGATCCGTCAGGGTGTGTCCAAGCTCCAGTTCGAGGACGAGGTCACGGGCGACCTGATCTCCATCACGGGCAGCCTCGGTTTCGTGAACTATCCGCAGGGACTCGAAGGGGCGCAGTTCCGCCGCAGCCCGGCCGAACAGGCGCGCATTCTGGTACGCAAGGCCAAAAAGGCCGTGGCCACGGCCAAAAGCCACGGTCGCAACCGCGTATTCGGGTTCGGGGACATCCTGAACGTAGGTGGCAAGGTGCTGGAAATGCTGCCCATGAACCGCATGGCCGTGAGCATCGGCGCATCCGCCGGAGCGCGCGTGGGCCAGCGGTTTCTGGTTCGCGCACCCAAGTCCGGACGCACTGCCGCAGCCGTGATTACCGAGGATGAACGCATCACGGGCCGCTACCCCGCCATATACAAGGGCGAAGTGGTGCTGGTGGAGGTGCAGGATGAAATGGCCTTTGCCGAGGTACTGCATCTTGCCGATCCGAGCATGACCATCGGCCCGGGCGACCGGCTCAAGCTCGTGAGCGCATCGGACGCACTCTACGAACCGCCCGCCCATGAAGGCGGCACGCCAACGCGCGATCATGCCACCGGCCTGTTCTCGTACAAGGATTTTCTCAGTCAGCTTGCCTCGGCCCGGCAGACCCCGGAGACCTTCGGACTGCTTCTGGTTCGCGTTCTGGATCAGCCGCGCGAGGGAGCGGAAGGCTATCAGGAAGCCATGGACCGCATGGCCTCGGAAGCCGCATCCATTGCCCGCGGAGCACTCGGGGAGACCGCCATCGGCGGCCGATACGGCCTCGGCGGGGTGATCTTCCTCCTGCCCGACACCGCCCCGAAAACCCTGCTGGCCCGGGCGCACGAAATACAGGAACAGGCCAAGGCGCGCCATTCCCTGCGCGTGGCGGCCGGAGCTGCCTGCTACCCGTTCCTGACCTTTGACCGGGCCGACATTCTGGAAAACTGCCGCAAGGCGCTGGAACACGCCCTGCTCCTGCCCGACCCCAAGGTTGCGGTATTCGATTCCATTTCCCTGAACCTGTCCGCGGACCGCCGGTTCATGGACGGCGACATCTATGGCGCAGTGGATGAATTCAAGCTGGCCCTGCTTGCGGACGACGGCAATCTGCTGGCCCGCAATTCGCTGGGCATCTGCTATGCCCAGCTCGGGCGCTTCGAGGAAGCACGCCGGGAATTCGAAAAGGCATCCCTGCTCGATCCGTCCGACGTGCTGGCCCTGTACAATCTGGGCTGGGCCAACCACAGGCTGGGTCGGTTCGACAAGGCCGTGGCCGCCTACATCCGCTGCCTGAAAGTGGACTCCGGCCACATCTACAGCCTGATGCGTCTCGGCTCCCTTGCCGAACGGGACGGCGATCTGGACATGGCCGAAACCTATTACACCGAAGCAGCGGGCCTGCCCGGCGGACAGGATCTGGTGCTTCGTCCCCTTGCCCGCGTGGCCCTGTCGCGCGGAGACAAGGACCGGACCCGGGAATATCTGCATCTGGCCCTGAACGCGGACCACAACGACCACCAATCCATGCACATGCTGGCCCGGCTCTATCTCCACACCGGCGAGGACCCGCAGATCGCGGAGATTCTGGCTCGGCAGGCCGCAGCCCTTGCCCCGGAAAAGAACGCGTACTGGGACACCCTGATCCAGACTCTGGAAGCACAGGACAAGCACGAAGAGGCTGCCAAGGTCTCGGCCCGGGCGCGGTAG
- the panC gene encoding pantoate--beta-alanine ligase, translated as MQVVKTPEELQALCLAWKREGRRVGLVPTMGYLHEGHMALMDRARSLCDKLVVSVFVNPTQFGPDEDLDKYPHDFEGDRATAEAHGADVMFAPEPGAMYGPGHATWVVSPELERNLCGASRPVHFRGVCTVVTKLFMLAQPDVAVFGEKDWQQLAIIRRMVRDLNIPVEIVGQPIVREADGLAKSSRNAYLTADERALAPNLRKGLLKAAGRIEAGERDVEAVKAFVREEYARTIPMGEIDYVDLVDPETIAFVDRIDGPVLAAVAVRIGKARLLDNIFIKV; from the coding sequence ATGCAAGTAGTAAAAACTCCGGAAGAACTTCAGGCTCTTTGTCTGGCCTGGAAACGTGAAGGCAGGCGAGTGGGACTGGTCCCCACCATGGGGTATCTGCACGAAGGACACATGGCGTTGATGGACCGGGCTCGTTCCCTGTGCGACAAGCTCGTTGTTTCCGTATTCGTCAACCCCACGCAATTCGGTCCCGACGAGGATCTGGACAAGTATCCCCACGACTTCGAAGGTGACAGGGCCACTGCCGAGGCGCACGGCGCGGACGTGATGTTCGCACCGGAGCCGGGCGCAATGTACGGTCCCGGTCACGCCACCTGGGTGGTTTCCCCGGAACTGGAACGCAATCTGTGCGGCGCTTCCCGGCCCGTGCATTTTCGCGGGGTCTGTACCGTGGTGACCAAGCTGTTCATGCTGGCCCAGCCCGATGTGGCCGTGTTCGGGGAAAAGGACTGGCAGCAGCTTGCCATCATTCGCCGCATGGTCCGCGACCTGAACATTCCCGTGGAGATCGTTGGCCAGCCCATTGTGCGCGAGGCCGACGGCCTTGCCAAAAGCTCGCGGAACGCCTACCTCACTGCCGATGAGCGTGCGCTTGCTCCGAATCTGCGCAAGGGGCTGCTCAAGGCGGCCGGGAGAATCGAGGCCGGAGAGCGCGACGTTGAGGCCGTCAAGGCCTTTGTCCGGGAGGAATACGCCCGGACGATTCCCATGGGCGAGATCGATTACGTGGACCTTGTTGATCCCGAAACCATCGCCTTTGTGGACAGAATCGACGGGCCGGTACTGGCTGCGGTCGCCGTGCGTATTGGAAAGGCGCGGCTTTTGGACAACATTTTCATCAAGGTTTGA
- the panD gene encoding aspartate 1-decarboxylase: MQKSFLGGKIHGATITCAKLEYQGSLSIDPVLMKAAGITPNERIDIYNLDNGERLTTYAIVGGPGEICLNGAAAHKGEVGQRVIIATYVWLSEDEAAEYRPKVVMAGQDNCIDRTIEYDPCLPL, translated from the coding sequence ATGCAAAAGAGTTTTTTGGGCGGCAAGATTCACGGTGCAACCATCACCTGCGCCAAGCTGGAATATCAGGGCAGTCTGTCCATTGACCCGGTGCTGATGAAGGCTGCGGGGATCACGCCCAACGAGCGGATCGACATCTATAATTTGGATAATGGAGAAAGGCTGACGACCTATGCCATTGTGGGCGGCCCGGGCGAAATCTGCCTGAACGGGGCTGCTGCGCACAAGGGCGAGGTTGGCCAGCGAGTCATCATTGCTACGTATGTCTGGCTCTCCGAGGACGAAGCCGCGGAGTATCGCCCCAAGGTGGTCATGGCCGGGCAGGACAATTGTATCGACAGGACCATCGAGTACGACCCCTGCCTTCCCTTGTAG
- the metK gene encoding methionine adenosyltransferase, producing the protein MLTPKGKYLFTSESVTEGHPDKVADQISDAILDAIMEQDENCRVACETLVTTGMAFIAGEISTTAYAHFPDIVRDTIKSIGYNSADSMGFDWQTCAVISSVDKQSPDIAQGVDRTKPEEQGAGDQGMMFGYACDETPALMPTPIYYAHKLSRRLTYVRKEGILDFLRPDGKTQVCVEFEDGKPLRIDNVVVSSQHDANVAYADLKDAIMQEVIMKTLPEDLIDENIKTYINPTGRFVIGGPVGDCGLTGRKIINDTYGGAGAHGGGAFSGKDPSKVDRSGAYMARYVAKNIVAAGLAQECEVQIAYAIGVPEPVSVVVSSRGSGEVSDEMLTKAVNEVFDLRPYFIVERLKLRRPIFRKTTNYGHFGRELPEFQWEQTDAVDDLRTACKI; encoded by the coding sequence ATGCTGACTCCCAAAGGAAAGTACCTGTTCACCTCGGAATCCGTGACCGAAGGCCATCCCGACAAGGTCGCGGACCAGATTTCCGACGCCATCCTCGACGCCATCATGGAGCAGGACGAGAACTGCCGCGTGGCCTGCGAAACGCTGGTCACCACCGGCATGGCCTTCATTGCCGGTGAAATCTCCACCACTGCCTATGCCCATTTCCCGGACATCGTCCGCGACACCATCAAGAGCATCGGCTACAACAGCGCCGACAGCATGGGCTTTGATTGGCAGACCTGCGCGGTCATTTCCTCTGTGGACAAGCAGTCTCCGGACATTGCTCAGGGCGTTGACCGCACCAAGCCCGAAGAGCAGGGCGCAGGCGACCAGGGCATGATGTTCGGCTATGCCTGCGACGAGACTCCGGCTCTGATGCCGACCCCGATCTACTACGCCCACAAGCTGTCCCGCCGCCTGACCTACGTGCGCAAGGAAGGCATTCTCGATTTTCTGCGCCCGGACGGAAAGACCCAGGTCTGCGTGGAATTCGAGGACGGCAAGCCCCTGCGCATCGACAACGTGGTCGTGTCCTCCCAGCATGACGCCAATGTGGCCTATGCCGACCTCAAGGACGCCATCATGCAGGAAGTGATCATGAAGACGCTTCCCGAGGACCTCATTGACGAGAACATCAAGACCTACATCAATCCCACCGGCCGGTTCGTCATCGGCGGTCCCGTGGGCGACTGCGGTCTGACCGGGCGCAAGATCATCAACGATACCTACGGTGGCGCAGGTGCCCATGGCGGCGGCGCATTCTCCGGCAAGGATCCGTCCAAGGTGGACCGCTCCGGTGCATACATGGCGCGCTACGTGGCCAAGAACATCGTGGCCGCCGGGCTGGCGCAGGAATGCGAAGTGCAGATTGCCTACGCCATCGGCGTGCCTGAACCCGTGAGCGTGGTCGTTTCCTCCCGCGGTTCCGGCGAAGTGTCCGACGAGATGCTGACCAAGGCCGTGAACGAGGTCTTCGACCTGCGCCCCTACTTCATCGTGGAGCGCCTCAAGCTGCGCCGCCCCATCTTCCGCAAGACCACCAACTACGGCCACTTCGGTCGCGAACTCCCCGAGTTCCAGTGGGAGCAGACCGACGCGGTGGACGATCTTCGCACTGCCTGCAAGATCTAA
- a CDS encoding GNAT family N-acetyltransferase, translating into MELEWVIKPLHTHEELERVVEIQKIVWGLDGGGATSPISLRAWAMDIPETSVLLGAFLEEEMVAFVLFLPTLTPKTAYGHMLGVLEPYRDSGIGMSLLMAVRDRLVECGITYCHWTYEPLESRNAHMYLNRMGGRAVSYQTGYYNVDCDMHRGLPLDRFVTLVDLCASETTSGFQTLDDALCRYPLAGPEFMPDSPVVLVPIPGDLDSLKLSDMEAAYQARMTTRAVFLEYLNNRGYVAERLVSGKTEGRRMSCYVLEKGRAA; encoded by the coding sequence ATGGAACTGGAATGGGTGATAAAACCCCTGCATACGCACGAGGAACTGGAGCGGGTCGTGGAAATCCAGAAAATAGTCTGGGGACTGGACGGCGGCGGCGCAACCTCGCCGATCAGCCTGAGGGCCTGGGCCATGGACATCCCGGAAACATCCGTGCTGCTGGGCGCGTTTCTGGAAGAGGAGATGGTGGCGTTCGTGCTGTTTCTGCCCACTCTCACGCCGAAGACCGCGTACGGCCACATGCTTGGCGTGCTGGAGCCGTACCGGGATTCGGGCATCGGCATGTCCCTGCTCATGGCCGTGCGCGATCGGCTCGTGGAATGCGGGATCACGTACTGCCACTGGACCTACGAACCGCTGGAAAGCCGCAATGCGCACATGTACCTGAATCGCATGGGCGGAAGGGCGGTTTCGTATCAGACCGGGTATTACAACGTGGATTGCGACATGCACCGGGGCCTGCCGCTGGATCGGTTCGTGACACTGGTGGACCTGTGCGCGTCGGAGACCACGAGCGGTTTTCAGACCCTGGACGATGCCCTGTGCCGATATCCTTTGGCCGGGCCGGAATTCATGCCGGATTCCCCGGTCGTGCTGGTGCCCATTCCCGGGGATCTGGACAGCCTCAAGCTCAGTGACATGGAGGCGGCCTATCAGGCCCGCATGACAACCCGGGCCGTGTTTCTGGAATATCTGAACAACCGGGGCTACGTGGCCGAACGGCTGGTATCCGGCAAGACGGAAGGTCGCCGCATGAGCTGCTACGTGCTGGAAAAGGGGAGGGCCGCATGA